The genome window GCCACGCTTACGGCATTCATCCCGCCCTGCTTGGCGATCGCCACGGTCACGGCGGGCTCCTCGTCCTGATCACGCGCCCCGAACCAGACGTACTGCTTCGCCTCGTTCGGACCATCGGTGACGTCTGCCACCTGCCGGAGATACACCGGGCGCTGCTCATTCACGCCGACCACTAACGCGTCCAAGTCCTCACGGGATCGAATGAACCGCCCCGTTTCCACCAGAAAGCTCTGATTGCGGCTGTCGAACCGGCCCGTCGGCAAGGCCCGATTCTCGCCGCGAATCACGCCGGCCACCTGCAACGGGGTCAGACCATAGGCCTTCAATCGCGTGGGATCGATCTGCACGCGCAATTCGCGCAACCGTCCCCCGACGATGAAGCCGCCGGAGGTCCCGGGAACCTTCTTCGTCTCCTCCAACACCTGTTCAGCCAACTGATGCAGGTCAAACTCACCGTACCGCTGACTCGACAGCGTCACGGTCACAATCGGCACGTCGTTGACGTCTTTGGGTTTGACAAGAAACGGCTCGGCTCCCGGCGGCAGAAGATCCTGGTTCGACATCAGCTTGTCGTAGAGATCGACCAGACTCTGCTCCATCGGCTGGCCGACATAGAAGCGCACGATGATCAACGCGCCGCCGGGCCGCGAGATCGAATAGACATACTCCACGCCTTTGATCTCAGAGAGTTTGCGCTCGAAGGGCTTGGTCAGTTGTTCTTCGACGATCTTGGCGGAGGCGCCGGGAAAGGGCAACCACACGTCGGCCATTGGGACGACGATCTGCGGTTCTTCTTCGCGAGGGGTGACGATGATGGCAAACAGGCCCAGCAACAATGCCGCCAGCATAATCAGCGGCGTCAACTTGCTCCCGATAAACAGCGCGGCAATTCGACCGCTGAGCCCTGGGCGATACTGATCCATAGCGCGCGGTTAGGGCGTCGCCGGGGCGGCAACGGCGTCGAGGATCTGCACGGGCGCACCGTCGATGCCCCGGCTGCCATCCGTCAACACCCGTTCGCCCAGGTTCACGCCGGAAAGAATTTCCAGTTGCTGATCAAACCGTCGTCCGGCCTTAATCCACCGGAGCCTGGCGATCCGGTCGGCCCCGACGACATAGACACTCGTCAGTTCCCCGCGTTCGACCACAGAAGACGCCGGAATCAGGATTGTGCGACTGGTCCCTTTGTCCAACTGAAAGCGGCCGAACATCCCGGTTTTCAACCCCGGGGTCTTGGGAAGGTCGACTTTCACCATGAAGGTGTGGGTTTGGGGATCGCCGGCCGGCAGGATCTGACTCACCACTCCGTTCAGAACCTGAGTCTCCAGCGCATCGATGAGTACAGCAATCTTGTCTCCCCGAGTAATCGATTTGAGATCACCTTCCGCCACCGTCGCCTCCAGTCGGAGTTGGAGCGGATCTTCCATCTTCAGCAAGGGTTGACCGGGCGAGGCCAGCTCCCCTGCCTCCACTTTCTTTTCGGTGATGACCCCGTCGAAGGGTGCCTTCACGACGGTATAACTCAGCTGCGCGAGCACTGACTTGCGATTCGCCTCCGCAACCTTGAACGATCGGGTGGCATTCTCCATTTCCTGCTTCGACACCGCGTCCTGACCATAGAGCATCTTCATGCGATCCAACTGGGCCTTGGCATTCTCAACTTCCGCCGAGGCGCGCGCCAGATCGGCTTGTACGTCGCGGCTGTCGAGCTGAATGAGCATCTGCCCCTTTGAAACACGCGTGCCTTCTCTCACCAGCAAGGTATCGATCGTGCCTTGGATGCGGCTGGACAGCGTGGCCTGAAAGATCGGCATGATTTGACCGGTCACCTCGACACGGACAGGAACCTGAGCGGGCTTGATCTCAACGACGGCGACCTGAATGGCTGCCGGCGATGCGGCAGCAACCACCGCGGTGGCCGGTTCCTCTTTGGAGCTACATCCTGCCGCCAGGAGGACAGTCGCAAGAATCCATCGTATGCCCGTCATAACCATTGGTCCTTGTGCCGCGGTCCCGCGCAAATACAACCACGTGTGTCGTTCATCTTTAGGTGACGGCAGAACACGATCCAACCTTAACCGAAGCCCTGCTTGTTCGCACCAGCCTGGCTACTCTTGCACGCCCAGCTTCCTCAGAAGGGCCATCATCGGGCACCAGCCCGTAAATGCCGACTGGATCAAGTTCGCCGCAACAAAGGCGGCAAAGTAATTCCAGTACGGATGAACCGTCGCCCCCAGGACAATGGCCAGCAAGACAAACACCCCGGCAATCAATCGCAGCAGCTCGTTGAGTTTCATAGGTCCCTCCTTTCCTCTTGCCTGTGTGAGTCCGCCCACAGGCAAAGGATTCGCCCGACCCGATCACGGCGTTTTCTTGAGGCTGAGCATATAGCTCGTCAGCTCATTCAGTTGGGGATCGCTGAGCGGAAACTTCGGCATGAACGACCCGGGCGATACCGATTGGGGATCCTTGAAATGCTTCAGATGCCATTCACGTTCCGGCCTCTTATCGCCGACGAAGGACAAGTCCGGCCCGATCGCGCCCCCTTCACCGTGAATGCGATGGCAGCCGACGCACCCGAATTGATAAAACAGGGCGCGCCCTTTCGCAATGGCCGGATCGACTCGCGGGACGGCGTAGAGATTCTTGAGGGAAAGGCCCAACAGGGAAAACACCACGACGAGAAACACCGCCCCCGCTGCCAGCGCCGCCGGCCGCTTGATCGGATTCCGCACCGGGTTCCTGTCGATGAAGGGCCAGAACAGCATGCCGAGGACGACGAGCATCGGCAGCACCCAAGTCGCCAGCGGCTCCAGCGGCCCATGGACGTACTTCAGCAACTCGTAATAGAAGAGGAAATACCACTCCGGCACCGGCACAAAACTCGTGTCGGACGGATTCGCTTTGTCGGTCAGCGGGAACGGCACCAGCAGGGCCAGACTCGATATGACCGTGAACACCCCCAGCATCACGACGGCATCCATATAGACCTGCCGCGGATAGAACGTCTCGCTACCCAGTGACGCCCGCTCATCGGTCCAGGGACCGGCCGGCCCCACACGCCGCAGAATGAAGAGATGGGCGG of Nitrospira sp. contains these proteins:
- a CDS encoding efflux RND transporter periplasmic adaptor subunit, which encodes MTGIRWILATVLLAAGCSSKEEPATAVVAAASPAAIQVAVVEIKPAQVPVRVEVTGQIMPIFQATLSSRIQGTIDTLLVREGTRVSKGQMLIQLDSRDVQADLARASAEVENAKAQLDRMKMLYGQDAVSKQEMENATRSFKVAEANRKSVLAQLSYTVVKAPFDGVITEKKVEAGELASPGQPLLKMEDPLQLRLEATVAEGDLKSITRGDKIAVLIDALETQVLNGVVSQILPAGDPQTHTFMVKVDLPKTPGLKTGMFGRFQLDKGTSRTILIPASSVVERGELTSVYVVGADRIARLRWIKAGRRFDQQLEILSGVNLGERVLTDGSRGIDGAPVQILDAVAAPATP
- a CDS encoding cytochrome b N-terminal domain-containing protein, which encodes MASRIYTWLDSRLNLKPVERTLLDEPIPGGASWIYVFGSATLFLFLLQAVTGMFLAVYYAPTPDHAYDSIQFIEEQVTFGAFVRGLHHWGASAMVVAIGLHMLQAFLYGAYKPPREVMWMVGVVLFLIVMAFAFTGYLLPWDQTAYWATQIGLNMVGTVPVVGEFLMRVMRGGEVLGALTLSRFFAVHVLFLPALLIGLIAAHLFILRRVGPAGPWTDERASLGSETFYPRQVYMDAVVMLGVFTVISSLALLVPFPLTDKANPSDTSFVPVPEWYFLFYYELLKYVHGPLEPLATWVLPMLVVLGMLFWPFIDRNPVRNPIKRPAALAAGAVFLVVVFSLLGLSLKNLYAVPRVDPAIAKGRALFYQFGCVGCHRIHGEGGAIGPDLSFVGDKRPEREWHLKHFKDPQSVSPGSFMPKFPLSDPQLNELTSYMLSLKKTP
- a CDS encoding DUF2892 domain-containing protein, with product MKLNELLRLIAGVFVLLAIVLGATVHPYWNYFAAFVAANLIQSAFTGWCPMMALLRKLGVQE